A part of Bacillus rossius redtenbacheri isolate Brsri chromosome 1, Brsri_v3, whole genome shotgun sequence genomic DNA contains:
- the LOC134528078 gene encoding tRNA (guanine(6)-N2)-methyltransferase THUMP3-like, with protein MLQHVDVMDVFRLLELSSLDATKVTFEATVPTGFETVALGEFRDKFGSTEEACHSRGRIFFNVPNHQLSLVQELRSVDNIFVLAYGDVQLKYQNRVPEDYELIKNHASITSWDKALSVWRNVYEFSGILFPTKEEYCNGLEQEQHLKELTKIIISNELHDKSLFKEFNYDELVEIKNSFLRKREEEIVRESFKDKCNSSTEIAFKKTMEQAIRNQLDKREMKDKVLKYRVTCYRSGRHSFGSQDAAYHFGGVLQDKFNWIVDLSVHDLEVVLTVKDDVLYCGIALTKESKHHRNIAHFGPTTLRATICYNLLRLGAPAVGDVIIDPLCGGGSISIEGCIAFPGTYHLCGDVHLKATSRTSKNIKDLRNKESFIELLMWDAKALPLLDSCVDLFVTDLPFGKRSGSRHDNRTLYRDVLVELGRVVRPSSGRAVLLTQDRNSMSVAFSQTCGLWTITKIMRANIGGLDAAVYVLRREPSVYYRDILFSRKKKKRKIKNKNC; from the coding sequence ATGCTTCAGCACGTGGACGTGATGGATGTGTTTAGGTTATTGGAATTAAGTTCATTAGACGCTACGAAAGTGACATTCGAAGCGACTGTCCCTACAGGATTTGAAACTGTGGCGTTAGGTGAATTCAGAGATAAATTTGGCAGTACAGAAGAAGCATGTCATTCCAGAGGCAGAATATTTTTCAACGTTCCTAACCATCAGCTGTCTTTGGTTCAGGAACTACGGTCTGTTGATAATATATTTGTACTTGCTTATGGTGATGTGCAGTTGAAATATCAAAATAGAGTTCCTGAAGATTATGAACTTATTAAAAACCATGCTTCCATAACCTCTTGGGATAAAGCTCTATCAGTATGGCGTAACGTGTATGAGTTTTCTGGAATATTGTTTCCAACGAAAGAGGAATACTGTAATGGGTTGGAGCAAGAACAACACTTGAAAGAACTAACCAAAATAATTATCTCAAATGAACTTCATGATAAATCTTTATTTAAAGAGTTTAACTACGATGAACTAGTcgaaattaaaaatagttttttaagaaAGAGAGAGGAAGAAATTGTACGTGAGTCATTCAAGGATAAATGTAACTCAAGTACAGAGATAGCATTTAAGAAAACAATGGAACAAGCAATTCGTAACCAACTTGACAAACGAGAGATGAAAGACAAGGTTTTGAAGTACCGTGTAACTTGTTATCGATCGGGTAGGCATAGTTTTGGGTCACAAGATGCAGCTTATCATTTTGGTGGTGTACTTCAAGACAAGTTTAACTGGATTGTTGACCTCTCTGTACATGACTTGGAGGTGGTTCTAACCGTTAAGGATGACGTATTGTATTGCGGGATAGCATTGACAAAGGAATCAAAACACCACCGCAATATAGCTCACTTTGGACCTACAACGTTGAGAGCAACCATTTGCTACAACTTGCTCCGTTTAGGTGCACCAGCTGTAGGTGATGTCATTATAGATCCTCTGTGTGGAGGTGGTTCTATATCTATTGAGGGCTGTATTGCATTCCCAGGAACTTACCATCTGTGCGGTGACGTCCATTTGAAGGCTACTTCAAGAACAAGCAAAAACATAAAAGATTTAAGAAACAAGGAAAGTTTTATTGAACTTTTGATGTGGGATGCTAAAGCACTCCCACTTTTAGATTCCTGTGTTGATTTGTTTGTTACTGATCTGCCATTTGGAAagcgtagtggttccagacacgACAACAGAACGTTGTATCGGGACGTGTTGGTGGAGTTAGGTCGTGTCGTGCGGCCTTCTTCAGGTCGCGCCGTGCTGCTCACACAAGATAGAAACAGCATGAGCGTTGCCTTCTCGCAAACATGTGGGCTGTGGACAATCACGAAGATCATGCGGGCGAACATTGGTGGTTTGGATGCGGCTGTGTATGTTCTACGGAGAGAACCATCTGTTTACTACcgtgatattttattttcaagaaagaaaaagaaaaggaaaataaaaaacaagAACTGTTAA